The segment GCGCGCGGAAGCCGGCGTCGATCTGCACCGTCGGGACCGAGCAGCGTTCCTCGACATGGATGCGGGCGAAGGGATAGGCCAGCACCTCGGCGAAGAAGTTCTCGATCACCGAGTTCAGCATCTCGAAGTAACGGGGATAGAAGACGATCCCCGCCGGGTCGCAATGGTTGAACTCGACCTGGATCCGGCGGCGATAGCGCATCAGTCATTGGCCTCCGGCGGCAGGAAGTCGACCTGGTGGCGGGCCGACAGTTCGACGACGGTCGGAATGTCGGTCAGGTCGTGCAGCGCCTCGAACAGCGCGCGCAGGTTGCCGGCGGGCGAGACCCAGAACAGCGCCCGCGCCGGCTTGTCGGACTTGTTGAAATAGCCATGCGGAACGCCGCGCGGCATCCGCACCAGGTCGCCCGCCTTCGCCACCGACCAGATGCCGTCCAGCTTCACATGCAGCTCGCCCTCCTGCACCAGGATGAACTCGTCCTGCGTCGGGTGGACATGCACCGGCACGAATTGGCCGGGCTCGCTGTTGGTCTCGAAGGCGAAGGCGCTGCCGCAATCCGCCTTGGGGAAATAGCGCTGGCCGAGGATGTTCCATTCGCGGCCCTCGATCCCGTCGCCCCGGCGGGTGATGCCGCCGTCCAATGCCTTGTCCATGCCGTCCTCCCGTTGCTCAGCCCAGCACGCTCCGGGCGATGACCACGCGCTGCACGTCGCTGGCGCCCTCGTAGATGCGCAGGGCGCGGATGTCGCGGTAAAGCGCCTCGACCGCACTGCCGTGGCGCACGCCGTCGCCGCCATGCAGCTGCAGCGCCGTGTCGATCACCTTCTGCGCCGCCTCGGTGGCGTAGAGTTTCGCCATCGCCGCCTCGCGGGTGATGCGCGGTGCGCCCATGTCCTTGGTCCAGGCGGCGCGATAGACCAGCAGCGCCGCCGCATCGACCCTTACGGCCATGTCGGCCAGGTGGCCCTGCACGATCTGGTGATCGGCCAAGGTGCCGCCGCCGGCCCGCGGCCGCCGCACCCGCGCCAATGCCTCGTCCAACCCCCGCCGCGCCATGCCCAGCGCCGCCGCCCCGACCGTGGGGCGGAACACGTCCAGCACCGACATGGCGATCTTGAAGCCCTCGCCCGGCCGGCCGATCAGCGCCGCATCCGGCAGCATCACGCCGTCCAGCTTCAGCCGCGCCAGCGGATGCGGGGCGATGACCTCGATCCGCTCGGCAATGGTCAGGCCGGCACTGTCCGCCGGCATCAGAAAGGCCGACAACCCGCGCGCGCCGGGCGCCTCGCCGGTGCGGGCGAAGATCACGTAGAGATCGGCGATGCCGCCATTCGAGATATAGGTCTTTTCGCCGCTCAGCCGCCAGCCGCCCGGCGCGCGCTCGGCCAGGGTCGCGGTGTTGGCCACGTCCGATCCGGCGCCCGGCTCGGTCAGGGCGAAGGCCGCGATGGCCCGGCCGCTGCGGGTCTTTTCCAGCCAGGCGCGCTGCGCCTCCGAGCCGAACAGCGTGACCGCCCCCATGCCCAGCCCCTGCATGGCAAAGGCGAAATCGGCCAGCGCGTCGTGGCGGGCCAGCGTCTCGCGGATCAGGCACAGGCTGCGCACGTCCAGCGCCTCGTCCGCATCCGCACCGCTATGGCGCAGGAAGCCCGCCTGTCCCAGCGCCGCGACCAGCGCCTTGCAGGCCGCGTCCACGTCGCCGTGATCCACCGGCAGATGCGCCGCGCACCAGGCCTCCAGCGCCGCCGAAAGTTCGCGGTGGCGCGGCTCGAAGAACGGCCAGTCCAGAAAGCTGCGATCCGCCATGTCTCAATCCCCCTGAAAGACGGGTTTCTCCCTGGCGACAAAGGCACGATAGGCGCGCTCGAAATCGCGGGTCTGCATGCAGATCGCCTGCGCCTGCGCCTCGGCCTCGATGGCCTGTTCCAGCCCCATGTTCCATTCCTGGTTCAGCTGGGTCTTGGTGATGCCATGGGCAAAGACCGGCCCGGCCGCCAGCCGCCGCGCCAGAGCCTGCGCCTCGGCCTCCAGCGCCTCGGCGCCGTGCAGCGCGTTCCAGAAGCCCCAGGCATGGCCCTCCTCGGCGCTCATCGCCCGGCCGGTGTACAGCAGCTCGGCCGCCCGGCCCTGGCCGATGATGCGCGGCAGCATGGCGCAGGCGCCCATGTCGCAGCCGGCCAGCCCGACCCGGGTGAACAGGAAGGCGCATTTCGCGTCATGCGCGGCCAGCCGCAGGTCCGAGGCCATGGCCAGGATCGCGCCGGCGCCGGCGCAGATCCCGTCCACCGCCGCGATCACCGGCTTGCCGCAGCCGATCATCGCCTTGACCAGATCGCCGGTCATGCGGGTAAAGGCCAGAAGCCCTTTCATGTCCATGCCGACCAGCGGGCCGATGATGTCATGCACATCCCCGCCCGAGCAGAAATTGCCGCCGTTCGGGGCCAGAACCACCACATCCACGTCGCTGGCATGGGCCAGCGCCCGGAAGGTGTCGCGCAGCTCGGCATAGCTGTCGAAGGTCAGCGGGTTCTTGCGCTCGGGGCGGTTCAGGCGGATGGTGGCGACGCGGTCCCGCACCTGCCACAGGAAATGCTGCGGCTTCAGCCCGGCCAGCTTGGTCATTTCACACCCCCCATGCGTTTCAGGATCTCGGTCAGCAACTCGATGTCCTCCTCGGTCAGGCCGGCGAGGATGCGGTTCACCTCGGCCTCGTGATCGGCGGCGAAACCCTCGAAGGCCGCCAGTCCCGCCGGCGTCAGCGCCACCAGCACCGTGCGCCGGTCGGTCTCGGACGGCGTGCGCCGGACCAGCCCGTCCTTTTCCAGCCGGTCCACCACCGCCGTGGCATTGCCGTTCGAGACCAGCAGCATCCGCGACAGCTCGGTCATGCTCAGCCCCTCGCGCCGGCGATACAGCGCGGCCATCACGTCGAAGCGCGGCAGCGTCGTGTCGTGCCGGACCCGCAGGAATTCGCGCAACTGGCCCTCGGCCGCGCGGGTGACGCCCAGCAGGCGGATCCACAGCTTCAGCCGGCGCTTGGACAGCGGATCGCTCATGCCTCGCCCCCCGAAATGGCGATGGCCTGGCCGTTGACGCCTTCGGAACCCGGCCCGCACAGCCACAGCGCCGCGGCGCTGACCTCGGCGGGCTGGACCAGCCGGCCCTGCGGATTGGTGGCGGTCAGCGCGGCCAGCGCCTGATCCCGGCTCTGGCCGGTCTTGTCCATGATGGTGGCGACGGATCGCGCCGTCATCTCGGTATCCAGGAAACCGGGGCACAGCGCGTTCACCGTCACCGGCCGCCGCGCCACCTCCAGCGCCAGGCTGCGCACCAGCCCGACCACGCCATGCTTGGCCGCCGCATAGGGCGCGACATAGGCATAGCCCCGCAGGCCGGCGGTCGAGGCCACGGCGATCAGCCGGCCCCAGCCGGGCAATTGCGCCAGCCCCTCGCGGAAGGTCAGGAAGGTGCCGGTCAGGTTCACCGCCAGCATGGCGTGCCACTGCGCCAGCGTGGTGCGGCCCAGGGGGGCGCTGTCCGCCGCGCCGGCATTGGCGATGACGATGTCGCAGGGGCCGGCCGCGGCGAACATCGCCTTGACGCTGGCCTCGTCGGTCACGTCGGCGGTCAGGGCGCGGGCGCCGATCCGTTCGGCCACCGCCTCCAGCGGCGCCTTGCGGCGGCCGCAGATCACCACCTCGGCCCCGGCCCCGGCGAAGACGCGGGCCAGATCGGCGCCGGTGCCGGTGCCGCCCCCGGTGATCAATACCCGCTTGCCCGCCATCGCCGTCATGCCCGGATCGCCTCTTGCGCGCGGCTGCGCAGCCGCAGCGCCTGGTCGCGGCCGGCCAGATAGGGCAAGGGCCATGCGGCCGCTTCATCCCCGGCCTCGACGGCGGCATGCAGCGCCCAATAGGGATCGGCCAGATGCGGCCGCGCCAGGCAGACCAGATCGGCCCGGCCGGCCAGCAGGATGCCGTTCACCTGATCGGCCTCGGTGATGTTGCCCACCGCCATCGTCGCCAGCCCGGCCTCGTTGCGGATGCGGTCGCTGAACGGGGTCTGGAACATCCGACCATAGATCGGCCGCGCCTCGGTGCTGGTCTGCCCGGCCGAAACGTCGATGATATCGGCGCCGGCGGCCGCGAACATCCGGGCGATCTCGACCGCCTCCTCGGGCGTCACGCCCTCGTCCCCCAGCCAGTCATTGGCCGAGATGCGCACCGATATCGGCTTTTCCGCCGGCCAGGCGGCGCGCATCGCCGCGAACACCTCGAGCGGATAGCGCATGCGGTTTTCCAGGCTGCCGCCATATGCGTCCTCGCGCCGGTTCGACAGCGGCGAGATGAAGCTGGAGATCAGATAGCCATGCGCCGCGTGCAGCTCGACCATGTCGAAACCCGCCCGCGCCGCCATCCCGGTCGCGGCGGCGAACTGGTCGCGCACCCGGTCCATGTCGGCGCGGTCCATGGCCTTCGGCACCGCATTGCCGTCCTGCCACGGGATGGCGCTGGCCGAGATCAGCGGCCAGTTGCCCTCGGCCAGCGGCCGGTCGGCATCCTGCCAACCCAGCTGGGTCGAGCCCTTGCGGCCGGAATGGCCGATCTGCATGCAGATCCTGGCCCGGGTCTCGGCATGGGTGAAATCGACGATCCGCTTCCAGGCCGCCTCGTGCTCGGGCGCGTAAAGACCCGGGCAGCCGGGGCTGATCCGCCCCTCGGCCGAGACGCAGGTCATCTCGGTATAGACCAGCCCGGCGCCGCCCTTGGCGCGTTCGGCGTAATGGACGAAATGCCAGTCGGTCGGGCAGCCGTCCACCGCCTTGTATTGCGCCATGGGCGAGACGACGACGCGGTTTTCCAGCACCATGTCGCGCAGGCGGAAGGGCGCGAACATCGGCCGGCGGCCCTTGCGCCCGCCGGCGCGTTCCTGAAACCAGTCCTCGGCCCGGCCCAGCCATGCGGGGTCGCGCAGACGCAGGTTCTCGTGGCTGATGCGCTGCGAACGGGTCAGCAGCGAATAGGCGAATTGCAGAGGCTCCATGTCCAGATAGCGCTCGACCTGCTCGAACCATTCCAGGCTGTTGCGGGCGGCGGATTGCAGGCGCAGCACCTCGACGCGGCGCTCCTCCTGATAGCGCTCGAAGGCGCGCTGCATGGTCGGTTCGGAATGCAGGTATTCGGCCAGCGCGATGGCGCTGTCGAAGGCCAGCCGCGTGCCCGAGCCGATCGAGAAATGCCCGGTCGCCGCCGCGTCGCCCATCAGCACGACATTCTCGTGATACCAGCGCTCGCAGATCACCCGCGGGAACTGGGTCCAGACCGCCGAGCCGCGTAGATGCGCGGCATTCGACATCAGCGCGTGGCCGCCCAGATGGCGCTCGAAGATCCTGCGGCAGGTCTCGACCGATTCCTCCTTGGACATCCCGGCGAAGCCCAGCTTCTCCCAGGTCTCGGGCAGGGTCTCGACGATGAAGGTCGCGGTGTCGCCGTCGAACTGGTAGACATGCGCCCAGACCCAGCCATGCTCGGTCCGCTCGAAGATGAAGGTGAAGGCGTCGTCGAATTTCTGATGCGTGCCCAGCCAGATGAACTTGCAGCGGCGGGTGTCGATATCGGGCTGGAACACCTGGGCATATTCGCTGCGCACCAGGCTGTTGATGCCGTCGCACCCCACCACCAGATCATAGTCCCGGCGGTATTCCCCGGCCGATCCGAACACCGTCTCGAAGCGCAGGTCGATGCCCAGCGCCCGCGCCCGGGCTTGCAGCAGGACCAGCATCTGCTTGCGGCCGATGCCCGCGAAGCCGTGCCCGCCCGAGACGGTGCGCACCCCGTCATGCACCACGGCAATGTCGTCCCAATAGGCGAAATGGCTGCGGATCGCCTCGGTGCTGGCGGGGTCGTTCTGCTGCATCCGTCCCAGCGCGTCGTCCGACAGCACCACGCCCCAGCCGAAGGTGTCGTTGGCCTTGTTGCGCTCCAGCACGGTGATCTGGTGCGAGGGGTCGCGCAGCTTCATCGAGATGGCGAAATACAGTCCCGCCGGCCCGCCGCCCATGCACAAGATCTTCATCGCCGCCTCCCTGCGCCTTTCCGGCCCGTTGCGGAAAAAGCTGACAGCGAATCGGATTCCTTTCAAGTTTAAAACTTCAAACTTGAAAGGAATTCCGGCCGTGGCATGATGGATGGGCCAAGGACAGGGGGCAGAGATTCCGACATGACCACCATCGCCGTGATCGGGCTGGGGACGATGGGACTGGGCATTGCCCAGACCTATGCCGCCGCGGGCTTCGCCGTGCTGGCGACCGATGCCGCGGCGGATGTGCGCGACACGGCGCTGCAGCGGCTGCGCGCCCGTCTGGCCCGGCGGGTTCAGGCGGGCAAGCTGGCGCCATCCGATCTGGACGCGCTTGTGTCGCGCATCACCCTGGTCGACGGTCCCGAGGCCATGGGCCGCGCCGATCTGGCCATCGAGGCGGTGGTCGAGCGCATGGAGGTCAAGCGCGCATTGTTCGCGGCGCTGGAATCGGTGGTGGCGCCCGATGCGGTTCTGGCCAGCAACACCTCGTCGCTGTCGGTCGCCGCCATGACCCAGGGGCTTTCGCGGCCCCAGCGCCTGCTGGGCCTGCATTTCTTCAACCCGGCGCCGGTGATGAAACTGGTCGAACTGGTGGCGCATCCCGGCTCCGGCGCGGCGGCGCTGGCGCGCGCCCGGCAGTTGACCGAACGGGCCGGCAAGACGCTGATCCCCTGCCCCGACCGGCCCGGCTTCATCGTCAACCGCTGCGCCCGGCCGTTCTATGGCGAGGCGCTGGCGCTGCTCGAGGAAGGCCGCTGCGCCGGTGAAATCGACGCGGCGATGCTGGCGGCGGGCTATCCCCTGGGCCCCTTCGGACTGATCGACCTGGTGGGGGCCGACATCAACCTGGCCGCCACCGAAAGCCTGGCCGCGGCCATGCAGGACCACCCGCGCTATCACGTCTTCGCGGCGCTGCGCCGGCAGGTCGCCGCGGGCGATCTGGGGCGCAAGACCGGCCGGGGTTTCCTTTTCCCCGAAAAGCCCGGCCCCGCCCCGGGGGATGCCGAGGCCATCGTCCTGCGCATCGAGGCGGCGCTGGTCAACGAGGCCGGCTGGCTGCTGGCCGAGGGCGGCACCACGCAGGACGGCATCGACACGGCGCTGAAACTGGGGCTGAATTTCCCGCGCGGACCGTTCGAGATCCTGGCCGCGCAGGGGCGCGAACCGGTGCTGGCCCGGCTGCAGCGGCTTGCCGCCGCCGCGCCGGCGCATCTGCAAGGGCGCTACCGGCCGGCCCCGGGTCTGGCCATGCCGCACCCCGCGGCCGGGCCGGCGCCTGGCACGCGTTGAGCTTTGCCGCGTGCCGTATCGCGGGCACGGCAGTGGCGCGCCCCGATGCCGACCGCCGACGCGCCGGCTTCAGTTCACCGGGGTCGGCAGCGGCCTGCCGGCAAAGAAGGCATCCAGATTCTCCACCGTCAATTGCGCCATGCGGTCGCGGGTTTCCTCGGTGCCGCTGGCGTGATGGGGATACAGCGTCACATTCGGCAGCGCCGTCAGCGCCGGGTCGGGCTGCGGCTCGTTCAGGAACACGTCCAGCCCGGCCGAGGCGATGCGGCCGTCGCGCAGCGCCGCGATCAGCGCCGCCTCGTCCACCACCGTGCCGCGCGCGACATTGACCAGCGTGCCGGCCGGCCCCAGCGCGGTCAGCACCGCCCCGGAAACCAGTCCCCGGGTCGCGGTCCCGCCGGGCGTCGCGACGATCAGGATGTCGGCCCAGGCCGCCAGGGCGGCCGGATCGGCGAAATAATCGTAGCCCACGCCAGGCTTGGGCTGGCGGCCGCAATAGCCGATGCGCAGCCCCATCGCCTCGCAGCGCCGGGCGATGGCGCGGCCGATATTGCCCAGGCCGACGATCCCCGCCCGCTTGCCGGCGGCCGAGGCGGTCAGCGGGAACATGCCCTGCCGCCCCCAATCGCCGGAACGGACATAGGCATCGGCCTGAACCAGCCGCCGCCGCGCCGCCAGCATCAGCAGGATCGCCATGTCGGCCACGTCGTCGACCAGCGCCACCGAGGTGTTGGTCAGGGTGATGCCGCGCCGCGTCATCTCGGGCAGGTCCATCAGGTCGAACCCGGCCGAGGAACAGGCCGCCAGCCGCAGCGCCGGCAGCCGGTCCAGCAGCGCCGCATCGACGGCGACATGGCAGTTCACCACCATCGCCGTGCAGAGCGGCCCGGCCTGGGCCAACACCGCCTCGCGGTCCGGGGCCAGGTCCAGCCGGTGCAGGGTATAGCGCGCCTCGAGCTCCTGCATGAACCGGGGGCGCAGGGGATAGGCGACAAGGACATCAGGCTTCATGCGGTCTCCGGCTGGCGGGCGGCGCGGCGGGCGGCCTGGATCTCGGGATCGGGATCAAGGCTCGCCGCCAGCAGCGCCCTGGTATAGGGATGGGCGGGGGCGTCGAAGATCTGGCGCACCGGCCCTTCCTCGACGATCTCGCCGGATTTCATGACGATGACGCGATCGGCGAAATCGCGCACCACCGGCAGGTCATGGGCGATGAACAGATAGGACAGGCCGAATTCCCGGCGCAAGCCGTCCAGCAACCCGATCACCTGCGCCTGGATCGACACGTCGAGGGCCGAAACCGCCTCGTCGCAGACGATCAGCTTCGGCTCCATCGCCAGGGCGCGGGCGGTGGCGATGCGCTGGCGCTGGCCGCCGGAAAACTGGTGCGGATAGCGCGCGGCCATCTCGGGGTGCAGGCCGACCTTGACCAGCAGATCGGCCACCCGGTCGCGCCACCCGGCCCGGGGCAGGATGTCGGGATGGATGACCCAGGCTTCCGAGATCAGCTGGAACACCGTCATGCGCGGGTTCAGCGATTGCGTCGGATCCTGGAACACCATCTGCAGGTCGCGGCGCAGCCCGAACAGCTGCCGCGGCGCCATCGCCATCAGGTCGTTGCCGCGATAAAGGATGCGGCCGCCGTCCGGGTCGTCCAGCCGCAGGATCGCGCGGGCGAGCGTGGACTTGCCGGACCCGCTTTCGCCCACCACCGCGACGGTTTCTCCCGGCATGATGGTCAGATCGACGCCCTTCAGCGCGCGGAAGGCGCCATAGGATTTCGTCAACCGCTCGGCCCGCAGCAGCGGCTGGCCGCTCCGGTCGCGCTCGTCCGGCATCGCCCCCTTGCCGGGCGCGGCGTCGATCAGCTTGCGGGTATAGGGATGGCGGGGATTGGCATAGACCTCGGCGGCCGGGCCGGTCTCGACGATGCAGCCGCCGTTCATCACCACCACCCGGTCGGCGATCTCGGCCACCACGCCCAGGTCATGGGTGATCAGCAGCAGGCCCATGCCGGTTTCGGCCTGCAACTCGCCCAGCAGGTCCAGCACCTGCGCCTGCACGGTCACGTCCAGCGCGGTCGTTGGCTCGTCGGCGATCAGGATGTCGGGCTTGCAGGCCAGGGCCATGGCAATCATCAGCCGCTGCCGCTGCCCGCCCGAGAACTGGTGCGGATATTTCCGCATCGCCGCCTCGGGCTCGGGGATGCCGACGCGGCGCAGCAGCTCCAGCGCGCGGACCCGCGCCTGGCCGCGGCTGCCGCCATGGGTCGTCACCATCTCGGCGATCTGCCAGCCGACGGTATAGACCGGGTTCAGATGCGCCAGCGGATCCTGGAAGATCATCGCGATCTTGCAGCCGTTGATCCGGCGGCGCTGCTCGGCGGTCATCGTCAGCATGTCTTGCCCGTTCAGCAGGATCGCGCCCGAGGTGATCCGGCCCGGCGGCATGTCGATCAGGTTCATCACCGCCGAGGCCGAGACCGACTTGCCCGACCCGCTTTCGCCCAGGATCGCCAGCGTCTCGCCGCGGTCCAGATGCCAGCTGACATTCTGCACGGCCGTCACGGTGCCGGCGGCGGTGTGGAACTCGACCGACAGGTCGCGCACTTCCAGCAGGGGCTCAGCCATTCTTGCGGCCTTTCATTTCCAGCCGCCAGCGTTGGGCGGGGTCCAGCGCGATGCGCATCCAGTTCGACAGCAGGTTCAGCGACAGCGTGGTCAGGATGATCGCCAGTCCCGGCCAGAAGGACAGCCACCAGGCGGTGGTCAGGTATTCGCGGCCCTGCGCCACCATCAGGCCCCAGGTGATCTCGGGCGGCTGGATGCCGATGCCCAGGAACGAGAGCGAGCTTTCCGCCAGCATCACGAAGGCGAAATCCAGCGTGGCGATGGTCAGCAACGTCGGCAGCACCACCGGCAGGATGTGGCGGAAGATGATGCGCCGGTCCGAGGCGCCCATGACGCGGGCGGCCTGCACGAACATGCGTTCCCGCACCTCCAGCACCTCGGCGCGGGTGGTGCGCAGATAGACCGGGATGCGGGTGATCGCCAGCACCAGCACGATATTGGCGACCGAGGGCTCCAGCATGTACAGCACGATCACCGCCAGCAGCAGCGACGGGAAGGACATGATCACGTCGCCCAGCCGCATGATCCATTGCGCGGCGCGCTTGCGGCTATAGCCCGCGACCAGGCCCAGCCCGCAGCCCATCACGGCCGAGCACAGCACCGCCGCGCCCGCCACCATCAGCGTGTTCTGCGCCGCGACCACGATGCGCGGCAGCAGCGGCCGGCCCAGCGCATCGGCGCCCAGGACCATCAGCCAGCCCCGCGCCAGGTCGAAGGGCGGGGCGTTGCGGCCGCGCAGGTTCTGCTTCGTCGCCAGATCGCCCATCAGCCAGGGGCCCAGGATCGCGCAGAGCACGGCGACCAGCAGGAACAGGGCGGCGAAGAAGGCCAGCTTGTCGGCCCACAGCATCGCCAGCCAGGTCGGGACCGGGCCGCGCGGCTTGGGGTCTGCGTGGAGTCGGGTGTCGGTCATTGCCATCGCTCAATACCGGATGCGGGGATCGAGCATGGCATAGGCGATGTCGATCAACAGGTTCATGATGAAGATGGCGACCGCCGAGACCATGATCGAGGCCAGCACCACCGAGAAGTCGCGCAGCAGGATCGAGTCGATCATCAGCTTGCCGATGCCGGGAAAGCCGAAGATCGTCTCGATCACCACGGCGCCGTTCAGGATCGCCGCCGCCTGGTCGCCGATCACGGTGATGACCGGCAGCATGGCGTTGCGCAGCCCGTGCACGAAGATGATCGGCCGGCTGCGCACCCCCTTGGCCCGCGCCGTCTTGACATAGGCCGAGGACAGCACCGTGATCATCGCGCCGCGCACCACCTGCAGGATCAGGCCGAAGGGCCGCACGAACAAGACCGCCACCGGCAGCACCCAGTGCCAGGGCGTCCCGGTGCCCGAGGTCGGCAGCCAGTGCAGGTTCACCGCGAAGATGACGATGGCGACGATGGCCAGCCAGAAATCCGGGGCCGAGGCGCCGATCAGCGAAAAGAAGGTGGCGATGCGGTCGAAGACGCCGCCGACCCTGAAGGCCGCCAGCGAGCCGATGACGATGGCGGCGACCGTCACGCAGGTCATGGTGATGACCGCCAGCCGCAGCGTCCAGCCGAAGGCTTGCAGCACCACCTCCATCGCCGGGCGGGCCTGCTGCAGCGATTCCCCGAAATCGCCCTGCGCCAGATCCAGCACATAGCGGCCGAACTGCACGGCCAGCTGGTCGTTGAAGCCGTGCAGCTCGCGGAACTGCTCGCGCGCCTCGATCGAGGCATCCAAGGGCAGGTACAGGTTGGTGGGGTCGCCGGTCAGCCGGGACAGGAAAAAGACTAGGATGACAAGGCCGACCAGCGATATGCCGCTGGCAAGCGCCCGTTTCCCGATGAAGCTGGTCATGGGGTCGACCCCTCCTCCGTTGCGTGGCAGTTCCGACCCTGCCCTCTGGCCGCAGCCCCGGGGGCGACGGCGCCGGCCCTGATCCTCCGCCGGGCCGATGGGGCGAATCGTCGCACCTGAATTGATATATTAGTATCTCTGACGCTCTTGGGAAGAATTTTTTTGCCGCTTGCCGGCCTGCAGCGAAATCAGGCTGGCGGCGACGATGATCCCGGCGCCGATCCAGGTCGAACCGGGCGCGACCTCGGCAAAGACCAGCCAGGCCAGGATCGCCACCGCCGGCAGGCGCAGGAAGTCCAGCGGTGCCAGGAACGAGACATCGGCCAGCGCGAAGGCCCGGGTGATCAGCGTCATGTTCAGCGCCCCCAGCGCGCCCTGCAGGGCCAGTAGCCCAAGCTGCGCCGGGCTGGGTGTCGTCCAGACCGCCGCCGCGGCCAGCAGCCCCAGCGGCACCATGGCGATCAGGTTCCAGGCCACCAGCCGCTGGGTGGTGTCGGCATGGGTCATGTGGCGCAGCATCAGCTGGATCGCCGCCGTCAGCACCGCGCCCGCGAAGGCGAACAGCAGCCAGGGATCGAAGCCGGCGCCGGGGCGCACGACGATCAGCACGCCGCCGAAACCGGCCAGGGCGCCCAGCAGGCGCGCGCGGCCGATGCTCTCGCCCAGAAAGACCCAGGCACCCAGCGTGACCAGCAGCGGCATGGTGAAGGTCAGCGCCATCGCATCGGCCAGCGGCGCATGGGCGAAGGCCACGAAGACCGCGACCAGCGCGGCCAGTTTCAGCCCGGCGCGCAGCACATGCATCCACCGCCAGGGCGAGGCGCGCAGATCGACGCGCCGGATCCAGGGCAGCACCGCCGCCAGCCCGAACAGGGCGCGGAAGAAGCCGATGACCAGCGGATGCACCTCGCCGGCCAGCAGCCGCACGATCACCGCATCCAGCCCGGCCAGCACCGCCGCGGCCAGCATCAGCCCGGCGGCGAGCAGCCCCGAGCGGCCGGTCATGCCCCGGCGGCAGCCGGGACCGGGATGCCGGGTCACTGCCGGGACAGCGGCTCGGGCGCCGCGACGCCCAGCCGCTCGGCATGTCTCGCCAGGCGTTGCCAGTCGTTCCCGGCCACCGGCACGCCCAGCCGCAACGCCTCGCGCCGCCTGGCCGCGGCCGCGTCGCCCGGCACCCGCACCGCGCCGCTGTTCCAGGGCGCCGGCGGATTGCTGCGGCAGGCCTCGGCCAGCCAGTCGGATTGTCCGGTAAAGGCGTCCAGCCCGGCGAAGAAAGCCGGGTCGATGACCTGCAGGAAGGCGCTTTGCGCCAGCGGGCCGGGCGCCTGGGTATTGGCGCGGCCCTTGCCCGACAGCCCCTGCCCCAGCAGATCGACGATCAGCGCCAGGCCATAGCCCTTGTGCCCCTTCGACGCGCCGCCCAGGGGCATCATGGTGCCGCCGCGCTCGGTGATCTCGCGCGGGTCGTCGGTGGGCTGGCCCTCGGCGGTCAGGCCCCAGGGCTCGGGATAGCGTTCGCCCCGCTTGGCCAGAAGCTGCGTCATCGTGGTGGTGGTGATCGACGAGGACAGATCCACCAGGATCGGATCGCCCGAGGTCGGGAAACCCATGGCCAGCGGGTTCGGCGTCAGCACGGCCCGCGTGCCGCCATAGGGCGCCATCCGCCGCGCCGCCGGGTTCGACACCGACAGCTGCACGATCAGCCCCCGATCCGTCGCCCGCCGCATATAGGCC is part of the Paracoccus sp. TOH genome and harbors:
- a CDS encoding cupin domain-containing protein; translated protein: MDKALDGGITRRGDGIEGREWNILGQRYFPKADCGSAFAFETNSEPGQFVPVHVHPTQDEFILVQEGELHVKLDGIWSVAKAGDLVRMPRGVPHGYFNKSDKPARALFWVSPAGNLRALFEALHDLTDIPTVVELSARHQVDFLPPEAND
- a CDS encoding enoyl-CoA hydratase family protein yields the protein MTKLAGLKPQHFLWQVRDRVATIRLNRPERKNPLTFDSYAELRDTFRALAHASDVDVVVLAPNGGNFCSGGDVHDIIGPLVGMDMKGLLAFTRMTGDLVKAMIGCGKPVIAAVDGICAGAGAILAMASDLRLAAHDAKCAFLFTRVGLAGCDMGACAMLPRIIGQGRAAELLYTGRAMSAEEGHAWGFWNALHGAEALEAEAQALARRLAAGPVFAHGITKTQLNQEWNMGLEQAIEAEAQAQAICMQTRDFERAYRAFVAREKPVFQGD
- a CDS encoding MarR family transcriptional regulator; the protein is MSDPLSKRRLKLWIRLLGVTRAAEGQLREFLRVRHDTTLPRFDVMAALYRRREGLSMTELSRMLLVSNGNATAVVDRLEKDGLVRRTPSETDRRTVLVALTPAGLAAFEGFAADHEAEVNRILAGLTEEDIELLTEILKRMGGVK
- a CDS encoding bifunctional salicylyl-CoA 5-hydroxylase/oxidoreductase, giving the protein MKILCMGGGPAGLYFAISMKLRDPSHQITVLERNKANDTFGWGVVLSDDALGRMQQNDPASTEAIRSHFAYWDDIAVVHDGVRTVSGGHGFAGIGRKQMLVLLQARARALGIDLRFETVFGSAGEYRRDYDLVVGCDGINSLVRSEYAQVFQPDIDTRRCKFIWLGTHQKFDDAFTFIFERTEHGWVWAHVYQFDGDTATFIVETLPETWEKLGFAGMSKEESVETCRRIFERHLGGHALMSNAAHLRGSAVWTQFPRVICERWYHENVVLMGDAAATGHFSIGSGTRLAFDSAIALAEYLHSEPTMQRAFERYQEERRVEVLRLQSAARNSLEWFEQVERYLDMEPLQFAYSLLTRSQRISHENLRLRDPAWLGRAEDWFQERAGGRKGRRPMFAPFRLRDMVLENRVVVSPMAQYKAVDGCPTDWHFVHYAERAKGGAGLVYTEMTCVSAEGRISPGCPGLYAPEHEAAWKRIVDFTHAETRARICMQIGHSGRKGSTQLGWQDADRPLAEGNWPLISASAIPWQDGNAVPKAMDRADMDRVRDQFAAATGMAARAGFDMVELHAAHGYLISSFISPLSNRREDAYGGSLENRMRYPLEVFAAMRAAWPAEKPISVRISANDWLGDEGVTPEEAVEIARMFAAAGADIIDVSAGQTSTEARPIYGRMFQTPFSDRIRNEAGLATMAVGNITEADQVNGILLAGRADLVCLARPHLADPYWALHAAVEAGDEAAAWPLPYLAGRDQALRLRSRAQEAIRA
- a CDS encoding acyl-CoA dehydrogenase family protein, whose translation is MADRSFLDWPFFEPRHRELSAALEAWCAAHLPVDHGDVDAACKALVAALGQAGFLRHSGADADEALDVRSLCLIRETLARHDALADFAFAMQGLGMGAVTLFGSEAQRAWLEKTRSGRAIAAFALTEPGAGSDVANTATLAERAPGGWRLSGEKTYISNGGIADLYVIFARTGEAPGARGLSAFLMPADSAGLTIAERIEVIAPHPLARLKLDGVMLPDAALIGRPGEGFKIAMSVLDVFRPTVGAAALGMARRGLDEALARVRRPRAGGGTLADHQIVQGHLADMAVRVDAAALLVYRAAWTKDMGAPRITREAAMAKLYATEAAQKVIDTALQLHGGDGVRHGSAVEALYRDIRALRIYEGASDVQRVVIARSVLG
- a CDS encoding SDR family NAD(P)-dependent oxidoreductase, whose product is MTAMAGKRVLITGGGTGTGADLARVFAGAGAEVVICGRRKAPLEAVAERIGARALTADVTDEASVKAMFAAAGPCDIVIANAGAADSAPLGRTTLAQWHAMLAVNLTGTFLTFREGLAQLPGWGRLIAVASTAGLRGYAYVAPYAAAKHGVVGLVRSLALEVARRPVTVNALCPGFLDTEMTARSVATIMDKTGQSRDQALAALTATNPQGRLVQPAEVSAAALWLCGPGSEGVNGQAIAISGGEA